The Pseudomonadota bacterium DNA segment ATGGATGAAACCTGTTTTGATAAATCATTATTTTATCAGCAACCTCTTATTAAACTTGCTGTCGCCTGGTACGAAGCTGTTCCGGCATCTTTTGCCGTCACTCTTAGTGGTGGTATAATGAGGTTTCGTAAAGGCGGAGAAGATGCCGCCAATACAAAGCGCAAGCGGCTGGTCTATTCATTGCAAAACGGTATTAACAAACTGAAAGCCGCAGGAATAAAGGCAGAAGTCAGCCTGGCTCCTTTTACCGAAGTTCAGCATCAACGTGATAATTTGTGCGATATTTCACCAAAAACTTTTAGCTCATACGGCCCGACCGGGTCCGATGCGGTGCCGAAAACCGGAGCAATATTTGGGAAATCGGAATTTGAAAATGTTAAATTTAGTTAAAATAAAGGAATTACCATGAAAGGACGTCTATTAATCGAGCTTCGTAACTCAAATGGTGAAGTTATTGACCGGCGCACAGCTGATAATGCCGTAATGCAGGGAGGTGGTGAACTGGTTGCCCGTCTGTTTTCAGGGCAGGGATTTCCGATCAGCCATATGGGAGTCGGAACATCCGATATGCCCGAGTCCGATGATTTCAGCACCGCAGCACTGGTTAATGATCCGGACGGTGAATATGAACCGTTGAAAGGTGAAACCGAAACGATATTGCCGCCGGAATCATTTAGCATTGAGCATAATCCCGAAAAACGGGTTTATACCGTTAAAGTGCGTGGTACACTTCCTGCCGCAGCTGCCGTGGGTACTATTCGAGAAGCCGGCCTTATATCAAAAAACGAGAGCATATCGGCATTGTACAATAGAGTGATTTTTTCCCCGATGTCAAAAGGAGATGATCATGAAATGACGATGTTCTGGGAAGTATCATTTCCTTATGGAGATTTGCAGTGGTATTAAGTCTGATTGCAGCCGGTTTGGCAGATATGAAACTGGCTCTGATGTAACATTTGAATTATAAAACCAGGAGGCGTTAGTTATGCCATCATTTAATTTTAAAATGCGCGGATTTGCCGCTGCAAATCGTGATGCGGTATTTGAACTGGTAGAAGAAAGTACAGGTACTAAACTGGAAAGAAAACCATTTCGTGACGGATCATTGACCATTCGTGATCTCAACCCCGGATTTTATCAGCTAAAAGTTAAGCATCCAAACCTGATAAATCCTATTGATCAGCGAAGGATAAGGCTTTATCCGCAAAAGCAGCCGACAGTAGTCCATGTTCCGATACCTGAAGATCTGTTCAAAGATTCGCCTATAAGAGATATTCCCGATGCTGACTTAACGCCTGTACAGCAAGCGGCAACCGAGGCTGCCGAAAAGGTCGCACCTCTTAGTCCCAAAGCTCCTGGAGAAGTTATTAAAAGCAATGACTGGAACGTATTGGTAGATGCAGTTTCCGACTTGTCAAAGGCGGTTTTGGAACTTACCAACCTGATTTCTCCCCGTGGCCATGATCATCCGGAAATAGCTGAAAAAATTGGCGAGGTCCAGGGTAATCTTATGCGCTTTTCGGAGGCTTATGGCAAAAGTCTTCTTGAACTGCAAAGAGAAATCGAGATAGCTAATCTAAAAAGAAACGTAGAAGAAACTCTCGATGCAGCAGATGCAACAAACGCAATAAGAGAAAGTGTTTTAGCACGAGTGAAGGATATGGAAGATATAGCTCAGGCAAATACTATCCATTTTACCCAGAAACTTGCATCAACAGGCAGTTTTCTGCTGACAAAGATAAACGAAATGGCAGTAGCCAAAGGAGATCATGCAGATACGTTTATTAATAACAAATCGGTCCAAAAAGCCATGCAGCTGGCCAATCTCTATGCCGAAACCGGCCCTGTAGTATCTGCCGATCAGGAAATAAACACATACAGGAAAAGCTCCACAGCAACCGGCGGTTTGAAATTTAACAGCGCCGTTGGCAAGGCAACAAGTACAGGAGGTAAATAATGGCAACGCCGGCTGATCTGGAAAGGCTGCAAAAACTTATGGAAAGATTGCAACCCCTTGCCCAAATGGAAACAGGTGATCCGGTTCAGGCACAGGACTGGAATACACTGGCAAAGGCTTTGATCTTTTTAGCTCAGACAATCCTTGCCAAAGAAAGTGAATCCGGAGTTTTGCCGCATACTCATCCGGAGCAGGTAGCGCTTTCATGGTTGACCCCACAGCTTAGAAAACATATGGAACAGGGTCCGCTTGGCGAACCCGCTGTTGAAGCCAGAATTGCAAAAATAGAGTTAAACTCAAAAAGAATTTCCGGCCGCATCGATTTGATGACAAGCGATGTGGGAACTGTCAGAAACCAGGTCGCAGATGTTGAGTTAAAAGATCTTGTCCGCGAATCTTCCGTTACAACCATTAGTCGGAAAATAGACAGTATGGCCGACGGACGTGATGATGTATTGCAACTTCGCACCTCCCTGAATAGTATCAAGAAAGAACTTGCCTCGGTGATGGAAGCATCGGATGCCTTTAAAATAGACGGCAAAATCGCCGATATGACCGGAATAAACGACCGTATAAAAAGTGTTGAAGTACTTCGGAAAAGACTTGAAAATTCTTCAGGTGAATTGCTGGATGCATCCAAACTGGAAATACGGCTTGCAGATATGGAAAACACACTGGTAACGGAAGAAGAACTTGATGCGGCGATAAAAAACCTGATTGATGCAACTACAAAGGGCCTTTTAGAAAAGGTTCATGAAGAAAGCAATGATGCTTTAAAGGAGATAATTGAAAAGCAGGCAGAAAAGATCGCAGCTCCAATCAGAGAAGAAATTCTGAGAAAAGTCCCGGAGCCCAAAGATCTTATCGAGGATATGGTGAAAGATCAACTGGGTGCTATAATTGAAGAAAAAACTACATTACTAAGTGGTGATTTGGACAAAAAACTTTCGCAAATGAAAGATTCCATATTAAAAACAGTGTTTGACAAGATTCCTTCCGACCCCGGCGATACGAGCTACGAAATTAATGATCTTACAAAAATATTTGGAATAGGTACCACCTTTGCGATACGCCTTAATGAAGCGCATGTTAAATCCTACAAAGAACTCGCAGCACTTTCTCATGAAGAGCTTGCTGAAATTCTTCACGTATCTTCCGATCGCATTAAAAAATACCAGTTTATTGAGCAGGCAAAGGAGCTGGTAGTCAAGACGGAAAGGGTTGGCTGATATGATAACCGAATTTCAAAGCGGCCTGGCGGATCTTTTGAATACGCGTCTACAGGCACCGTTTAGCGGAACTGTTATCGTATCAGATGGCAGCAAGATTACTACCTCTAATCAAGTTGTTATTTCTCTTGGTGTAATTTCTGTTAAGCCGGGTGAAGCCGACATGGGAAACAGGCGTCCGCTAATTGTTCCGGGAAATGATGATCCTCGTGCAGTATTGTATTTAAGCTGCATGGTTTCTTTATTGTGCTACCCGTCAAACTCCGGCGCCCGCGCCCAATGCGTGCAGGGTATTGAATCAATGCTTTACGTGTTGAATGCTTTTGAGGTAAAAAACGGCAGCTCCTTTCCACAAGATGCCGATCCGGGTTATCTGATACAAAACCTTTTACCCAAAGAAGCAACCTTGCCATCTGTAACGCTTACCGATCGTGAATACGGAGAAATAAAGATTGAAGCTCTGGGATGGTTCTGGCCGGTTGGAACACCTGGAATAACCGGTGAACCGATTAAGCAAATTCCCATCACTGCAACAATTGATTGATGGTACTTATGGCAATCGCAAGTCCAATAGTTGAAAGCAGTACTGATTACAAAGCATCAGCCGGACAATTTTCTCTTCAGGCTCTTTCGTTTTCCGAAGTAAATATTAATCCGGATGGTTATGCTGTTGAGATATCATGGCAAAATACCGATGGACTTACAAAAGCTATTGTATCCGGCGCTTTGTTTTATATCAAAAGCGTGTCCCGGGAACTCCAGCTTGGAGAAGTTTTTCATAGTTTCAGCGAATCAAACCTTGATTGCATAATAACATTTGATTCTATGACCCGCTTGAAAAAGCTTGCGATAGCCGATCTTGAGGTATTTACCGGCATAGACAGCAACGATGGCTATGAATCGGTAGCTTCCAGAAACGACCTGTCTTCACGCGGCCTTAAGATCGTATTGTCTATTCCTGACGGCAGAGGAGGTTTTACTCCCATATATTCGTCGCCCGCACCGCCGGCGCGGGCAGTACTTCCCAGCGCATTGATTGAATGTTCCTTTTCAAACGGCGTTTTATCCGTGGCGGATATCTTTGTTGAAACCGTTAGGTTAAATATTGTAAAAAAAGATCAGCCGGAAGATTTTGAGCCGGTACTATTTCGCTGTTCCACAATCACAGGAGTTGCCGCTAATTTGCCTGCAGATGTCAAGCTTGTTGCACCCAATGGAGAAACAATCTGGACATTCCCCAATGAATTCGAGCAGGCAGCACCGGTTATGATTGACTTTCGGCTGCCCCTTCAGGCTGCATTAAATGAGGCTCTGGGAAATAATCAGGAACTTAATATAGTATTTTTACTGAAAAGCTCAAACGAGGCTGCGGTTAAAATTACCCAGCCTATTATTTCCGGTGAACTTTGTCATATTATAGACGGAGTAAATCGTACCGAGCTTTGCGGAGAAGCACTTGAGGTTTCACTTGAAAAAGTGCTGCCTTTTGAAACTCCGGACGAAGCAAATGCTGATCTTAGTGTTACATATAACGGTATCAGAATACTTGAACAGGCATCGGATGATATTCCCTTGAAAACAGGCGATTTTTCGGGAAAGATACTTGATTCAAATGCTTTTTTATATAAACTTCCTCCTGTGTGTTCAAACGGTTTTCCGATTGCCCGCATTGCCGTAATCGGTCGTGCGCCGGTACCTTGCGAGCTGGAGATACAGCCCGGAACACTTAGCGGACAAACGCTGTTTACACCATCTTGTCCGGGAGTAGTTTTGAAAATAGAACCGGCACAGAAATTACATGCAATCTGGGCGGATTTTGCGGGTGTTACACTTAGCCCATGTCCTGATGCCTTGTCTGTAAAGGCTTTAAGCGGTCGCTTTTTCTGGGTTTTCGATCCGCATCCTTTGATACGTGTGGCTGTGTTTGATCCCGATCCGAAAGGCAGCCCTCTTTTTGTAGATGATATTCAGATTCTGGCAATTGAGGAAACAACAATACATTTACCGGCAACTTCACTTCCAAAGGGTCCTTTTTGCAAAACAAATCCTGTGCTGTATAGCAGTCTGTTTTGTACTGTAGACCTTTCAGATATAAAATTAAGGTATAATCGATGAGCTTACTCGATGATTTAAAAAGTCTGGACATATCAGCTATTCTTTCAGCAAGGGAGTCAATATCTCTTTCTATTAATTCGGATGATATCCAAAATGTCCTTGAGCGCGGAGCAGCAGATGCTGCTCTGTCAGCTCTCGGTGAGCTATTAAATCAGCTTAGGGAAGAATTCGACTCACCTGAAAAACTGCTTCTGCCTTTAGTGGATGCTGTGGGCTCAATTGGTGATGTTATAGATACCGATTATCTTCCTATTGCACAATATCTTGAAGCAATACAAAGCGGTGCTCAAATTATTGCTACTCTGATAGAGGGCCTTGGCGATGATCCAACAAAACTTGGAAAAGTACTCGGCCTTTCGTTAGGCGATATTCTTGATACCGCATCATCGGTTATGAATGTACAAAGCTTTGTTCATCCCGATCTTCCAAGATTTAAACAAATTATAGAAATTGTAGATACCGGACGTCCCACAGATCCCCGGCAGATTGCTGAACTGGCACTTGAAATACTTAATCCTTTCCCGATAGATTCCCTTTCTGTAATCCGATCGGGAGTTTCGGGTATTTTGGACGGTATAGCGGATATATCTTTGCCGTCCGGCAGAACAGACGGATTAATAATTGCTTTAAATGACGTCACGGTATCAGCTTCAGCAGGTGATTCAACGCAATTAACGGCAGCGCTTGCTCAACTGGAAACTGTAAGGGCCCAAACAATTACTTCTTTAAACAATGACCTTATGCAGGTAGCCACCCGGATCGGCCAACTTCCTGTAAGCCGGATTATTGATTCTGTTTCCGGGGTTTCCGGGGTGTTCAACAAGGCTGAAGTAAATGTGCTTGAACAACTTGAATCATGGCGAAAGCAAATGGAAAAGATCAGGCTGTTTATAGAAAATCTGCCTCCTGAGATACTTGGAGATATTCTCACACAGTTGATCGAAACTCTTGAAGAATATGTAAACACATACCTTGTCGAGCCTATTGAAAAACAAGTAGTAAAGCTTGAAAACTGGATACGTTCTCTTTTAAGAGAACTTCCTTTAAGAGAGTATAGAAACCAGCTGCGTGATTTTCTTTTTTCCATAGCACGGGCTATCCGTGATGCAAATCTGGACGGGCCTGTAAAAATGGTCAAGGATCTCTTAAACGGTATAGAAGAAAAGCTTGACCCCGAAGCGCTTACGGCGGATATTCAGGCGGCATTGCAGGGTGTTGAAGATGTAATCGGCGGTGTATTGGATCAGATAACCGGATTTATAGAGACAATCGGCGGAGAAATAAATGCACTTTCTTCACAGGCAGTCGGGTATCTGGAACAAGCCGCACAAGCTTTGGCAGACTTCAAATCCCTTATAGATTCCGTAACCGCAGCTATTGATCAGCTTGGCATAGAACAGGCTGCCGATCAGGTGAAAGACGCACTGGTTGATTTGCGTGAAACCGCTGAAACGCTGCTTACCATAATGCCGCTTCCTGATTCGCTCAGACCGCTTATAGAACAACTGATATCATCCATTGAAGGTATAGACTTTGATGTTGTTATACAGCCGCTTCGTCAGGCCGCCTCTAAAATGGAAATACCGGAGGAAGTCGGAACAACCATCAACGAAAGCTTGCAGACTGTTGCAGATCTGATAACGAATCTTATCCCTGATGAACTTATAACATCTCTTGAAAATGAGATAAAAGAGGCGCTTGATACTTTAAGAAATTTTGATCTTTCCACTCTTTTGGGAGATCTTGACAATATAGTGGAAGAAGCTGCTTCGTTTATAGGAACACTTGATCCACGGCCTGTTGCAGATAGCATCAGGGGACCCTATCAGGCTGTCCTTGATGCAGTAGATGCGGTTGCTCCTGCAAGGTTGATGGCTCCTCTTATAGAAGCATATGATTCTCTTCTTGGTTCCATACCTATGCCGACGCCTGAAAATGCGGTACGAGGTGTTGCAAACGCTGTTAACGAAGTTGGGCAACAGGCAGCGCAAGCTATCACAGCTCCTTTAGCGGAGATGGTGCCGGGAGCAAGCATTCGGGAAAGTTCCGATGAGCGCGTTCCTGTTGAGGCGCCAACTGACGAACCCGAAGTGAGGGCGGGTGATATAGTGCGCCTTTTAGGATATCTTCCGAACAAGCTGCGAGAAATCCTTAATGACCTGGAAGAAGGAGCCATCGGAGATGTTCTTGGCTATATTGATAATCTGTGCGGCGGTCTGGCAAGAGATATACGCAGCCTAAGTTCCGCCATGTTGGAAATTGATCGCAGGGTATACCAGTGGATGGAAGATCTTTTGCAGCCGCTTTCAAGAGCCCAGCTTTCGGCACAGGCGGCAATTTCAGTCAATATATCGGCAGGTGAAATAGATATAAACGCTTCAATGCATATGGTGGCTCTTGCCGGGCCTGCTTCCATGCGCAGAAAACTTGGCGACTCGCGTGGCCTGGTGAAAAATGCTGTTAAGGGCGGGGCAAAAACAGCAGCAGGAGTAATGGGCTCCCATCTTGAAAAAATAGCCCTTTCTTTGGAAAAAACCAGCCTTTCCCGACTTTGCAGGGATGCAGATTCTTTTCTGGCAGCCCTTGATCCTGAACCTATAGCAGCGGAACTTGATGCGCTGGTTACTACGGTCATGCAAAAAACTCCCCAGTTTCTTGATGCAGGCGAAGATGCGCTAAGAGACTTTATAAACAGATTTACAAAGCTTGTGCAGACATTTAATCCTGGTGTACTGGCCCATCGCTTCTTAAGAGTTACAACGGTTTTAAAAGAGGAAATCGATATTTTAAATCCGCGAAGATTAGCCGCAGAACTTGGAGAAATTCACGGAGCAATAAAACAAACCATTATGGCATACGATCCTGCCGTTTTGGCGGAAGAAATATGGGAGACTATATCTGCACTTAGCTTGGCTTTACAAGCGCTTAAGCCGAGTGAGCTTTTAAGTGAGTTGTCTCCTATAGGCCCTGAGTTTTTTGAAAAGATTGAAAATGCAATGCCAACAAAGGCGCTTAAAGATATTGACAGATCGCTGGATCATATCGGCGCACAGCTTAAAACATTAGATCCTTCACAATTACTCGAATCGGTTAATGAACTGGGGCCACGGGTGGTAGATGAATTTGAACGTGGCATTGAAATTATCCGTTCCGAAATTCTTGCTCTGCTTAATGCAATCCGGTATGCAACCGGTTCCGGATCGGCACAAGTATCGGTTAGTGTTTCAACAGGATAGATCAATCTCAAACTCAGTTTTTTTAAGGAATAAAACAATGAGTCGCTCTAAAACAGAATCTTTTACTATACCCGGAACTTCGGAAAAACTTGTTTATACACGGGATGAAAAAGAACGGTTAACCGGACTTTTCTGCAATGAACGCACATATCTATATTGTTCCGGGTCGGTGTATCACTACGACGAAGATATTGCCATAGTGGACGAAATACTCTGCGGCCAGGGATTACTTCGCTCTGTTAAGACAATACATGGAAGCTGGGTTGAAAAATATTTGTGGGATAAAAACGGGCGTCCTTATCATATAGACGGAACTGAAATTATCCGGGATAAAGATAATAGAATCACACTATGCCGCACAAATAAAGGAGACTGGCAGTATACATATCAGGGGCATAATTGTGTGCGAATAGATTCGCCGCTTGGTACACGACATATAGCACATGACCTTATCGGTCGCCCTGTGAAGATGCAGGAAAACGATCTGGTAGAACATATATCTTATGATGCAAACAATAAAAGAAAAGATATACCGCAACTGCCTGAAACATGGCATCGCGATAATCTTGGAAGACTCTGGACTGTAAAGGATAAAAGCGGCAATATCCTGTTTACATGGCTTTGGGACGGATTTCGATGTATCGGAAGAATAAACGGTAAACCCGGACAAAAACTTTTTGCCCTGTTTTGCACCGATCCGGGCGGCACACCCACACG contains these protein-coding regions:
- a CDS encoding LXG domain-containing protein, with amino-acid sequence MSLLDDLKSLDISAILSARESISLSINSDDIQNVLERGAADAALSALGELLNQLREEFDSPEKLLLPLVDAVGSIGDVIDTDYLPIAQYLEAIQSGAQIIATLIEGLGDDPTKLGKVLGLSLGDILDTASSVMNVQSFVHPDLPRFKQIIEIVDTGRPTDPRQIAELALEILNPFPIDSLSVIRSGVSGILDGIADISLPSGRTDGLIIALNDVTVSASAGDSTQLTAALAQLETVRAQTITSLNNDLMQVATRIGQLPVSRIIDSVSGVSGVFNKAEVNVLEQLESWRKQMEKIRLFIENLPPEILGDILTQLIETLEEYVNTYLVEPIEKQVVKLENWIRSLLRELPLREYRNQLRDFLFSIARAIRDANLDGPVKMVKDLLNGIEEKLDPEALTADIQAALQGVEDVIGGVLDQITGFIETIGGEINALSSQAVGYLEQAAQALADFKSLIDSVTAAIDQLGIEQAADQVKDALVDLRETAETLLTIMPLPDSLRPLIEQLISSIEGIDFDVVIQPLRQAASKMEIPEEVGTTINESLQTVADLITNLIPDELITSLENEIKEALDTLRNFDLSTLLGDLDNIVEEAASFIGTLDPRPVADSIRGPYQAVLDAVDAVAPARLMAPLIEAYDSLLGSIPMPTPENAVRGVANAVNEVGQQAAQAITAPLAEMVPGASIRESSDERVPVEAPTDEPEVRAGDIVRLLGYLPNKLREILNDLEEGAIGDVLGYIDNLCGGLARDIRSLSSAMLEIDRRVYQWMEDLLQPLSRAQLSAQAAISVNISAGEIDINASMHMVALAGPASMRRKLGDSRGLVKNAVKGGAKTAAGVMGSHLEKIALSLEKTSLSRLCRDADSFLAALDPEPIAAELDALVTTVMQKTPQFLDAGEDALRDFINRFTKLVQTFNPGVLAHRFLRVTTVLKEEIDILNPRRLAAELGEIHGAIKQTIMAYDPAVLAEEIWETISALSLALQALKPSELLSELSPIGPEFFEKIENAMPTKALKDIDRSLDHIGAQLKTLDPSQLLESVNELGPRVVDEFERGIEIIRSEILALLNAIRYATGSGSAQVSVSVSTG